From Bacteroidales bacterium, one genomic window encodes:
- the ftsZ gene encoding cell division protein FtsZ encodes MMENNDIFGPGSSDYPEEFPTSKPIIKVIGVGGGGVNVVTEMFHQNLKDVDLMICNTDVQSLELSPVAEKIKLGGNLAKGLGAGCDPERGKLAAEASIQAIKDSLSVDTEMVFITACMGGGTGTGAAPVIAKVAKDMGKLTVAVVTIPFRDEGKEEVIRAMQGLRKLQKYVDSLLIIDNQKIYKIFGDLSMSKAFKKANEVLVIAVKSISEFITKPGVINVDFADVKMVMQDGGMAIMGIGEAEGPDRAQEAVKQAFESPLLNDCNLSTCKGALVYVCCSYDVVKMSELNQVVQYVTSYTGNPSKFKRGLINDPDMGEKISVTIVATGFNVQNLPEVEAINPNIHVVDRDGDETKEPTNVLDSKKTVLTNPKNPLTGKDVEVGDGGSGPYTSKYAKGEKPALIVDDDSDILRLENEPAYMRKGKKNEIKRATEGFDSQGYMLKNMDGKNILSTDNSFLHKTQD; translated from the coding sequence ATGATGGAAAATAACGATATTTTTGGACCGGGAAGTTCCGATTATCCAGAAGAGTTCCCCACTAGCAAGCCGATTATAAAAGTAATCGGAGTTGGAGGAGGCGGTGTAAACGTTGTTACGGAGATGTTCCACCAAAACCTGAAGGATGTTGACCTGATGATTTGCAATACAGATGTTCAATCATTGGAGTTAAGTCCTGTAGCAGAGAAAATTAAGCTAGGCGGAAATTTGGCGAAAGGCCTTGGTGCGGGATGCGATCCTGAACGCGGAAAACTTGCTGCGGAAGCCTCTATCCAGGCCATTAAAGATTCGCTCTCCGTAGACACAGAGATGGTCTTTATTACGGCATGTATGGGAGGAGGAACAGGAACAGGAGCAGCTCCGGTTATTGCAAAAGTTGCAAAAGATATGGGCAAGCTGACCGTTGCTGTTGTGACAATACCGTTCAGAGATGAGGGGAAAGAGGAAGTCATCAGGGCAATGCAGGGTTTAAGAAAACTCCAGAAATACGTTGATAGTCTTTTGATTATAGACAATCAAAAAATCTATAAAATCTTTGGAGACTTATCAATGTCAAAGGCATTCAAGAAGGCAAATGAAGTCTTGGTAATTGCCGTAAAAAGTATTTCCGAATTCATTACAAAACCTGGCGTTATTAACGTAGACTTTGCTGATGTAAAAATGGTAATGCAAGATGGCGGAATGGCAATCATGGGTATTGGAGAGGCAGAAGGGCCGGACAGAGCGCAGGAGGCGGTAAAGCAGGCATTTGAGTCCCCGCTTCTAAATGACTGCAACCTATCCACTTGCAAGGGAGCACTTGTTTACGTTTGCTGTTCTTATGATGTAGTTAAAATGTCTGAACTAAATCAGGTAGTACAATATGTTACAAGCTACACCGGAAATCCAAGCAAATTCAAGAGAGGCCTTATCAATGACCCGGATATGGGAGAGAAGATAAGCGTTACTATAGTCGCGACAGGATTTAATGTACAGAATCTACCTGAAGTTGAGGCAATTAACCCTAACATCCATGTAGTTGACAGAGACGGAGATGAAACAAAAGAGCCTACAAATGTCCTGGACTCAAAAAAGACAGTTTTAACCAATCCTAAAAACCCGTTAACAGGTAAAGATGTTGAGGTTGGAGATGGAGGCAGCGGGCCTTACACAAGCAAATATGCAAAGGGAGAGAAGCCTGCGCTAATTGTGGACGATGACAGCGACATTTTGCGGCTGGAAAATGAGCCCGCATATATGAGGAAAGGAAAAAAAAATGAAATAAAGAGAGCAACGGAAGGATTTGATTCTCAAGGTTATATGTTAAAGAACATGGATGGTAAAAACATCCTCTCAACTGATAACTCCTTCCTTCACAAAACACAAGACTAA
- the ftsA gene encoding cell division protein FtsA, which produces MKNLIAAVDLGTTKIVCTVGERTASGVKVIAYSEVPSKGIERGRVVNVKQALMSLDPAVKNVEKQIGKKVNQVFVGIAGQDIKCISPEPCQFIRENAEEMITQQEINDITTGMYKSKSEDGYKVIYAVPQSYNVDNYMSVKEAVGMMGKSIVSRFKLFIGKDNSRQLIKNVLQMDRLDMIDLVLEPVASAKAVLTDEEMEVGVALVDIGGGTSDVIVIQDNIIRHAGIIPFGGNSVTEDICIGCGISQRQAEKIKKQFGSCFSDYADANQTILIQGVGGSNDKEIQLKTLAKIIQARMEEILEAACYHIEQSGFKDAIRGGLVLTGGGAQIRNIINLANYVTGMEARTASPTNYTIDDSSVDEAKTTAASTSVGLLIHGFQMMENEAISCENSVIEFPTEVEEETAVPEAAAPVEQKRPRISKWGSRKRSQEKIQQKEREKEEEEKPNSGRKSGGILGGLFSGTSLFSNDYSNEA; this is translated from the coding sequence ATGAAAAATCTAATTGCAGCTGTTGATCTTGGAACAACAAAAATTGTTTGCACCGTCGGAGAAAGGACGGCCAGCGGAGTAAAAGTAATCGCCTACAGCGAGGTTCCCTCCAAGGGAATAGAGAGAGGAAGAGTTGTTAATGTAAAACAAGCTTTGATGTCTCTTGACCCTGCCGTAAAAAATGTAGAAAAGCAAATTGGCAAAAAGGTAAATCAGGTCTTTGTAGGTATTGCAGGTCAGGACATTAAATGCATTAGCCCGGAGCCTTGCCAATTTATAAGAGAGAATGCGGAGGAGATGATAACTCAGCAGGAGATTAATGACATTACAACGGGAATGTACAAGTCTAAATCTGAGGACGGATACAAAGTAATTTACGCTGTTCCGCAGTCATACAATGTAGACAATTACATGAGCGTTAAAGAAGCTGTCGGGATGATGGGAAAAAGCATTGTCTCCAGATTTAAATTATTTATAGGGAAGGATAACTCCAGACAATTGATTAAGAATGTGTTACAGATGGACAGGCTAGACATGATAGACCTTGTTCTGGAACCCGTCGCATCAGCAAAGGCAGTATTGACTGATGAAGAGATGGAAGTCGGAGTAGCACTTGTGGATATAGGCGGAGGCACATCTGATGTAATAGTAATCCAAGATAATATTATCAGACATGCCGGCATTATCCCGTTTGGCGGAAATAGCGTAACAGAAGATATTTGCATCGGATGCGGCATATCACAAAGACAGGCGGAAAAAATTAAAAAACAATTCGGCAGCTGTTTCAGCGATTATGCAGATGCTAATCAAACTATTCTTATCCAAGGAGTTGGCGGCAGCAATGACAAGGAAATACAACTAAAAACTCTTGCAAAAATTATTCAGGCAAGAATGGAAGAAATTCTTGAGGCTGCATGCTATCACATTGAGCAATCCGGCTTCAAAGATGCAATAAGAGGCGGCCTTGTTCTAACCGGCGGCGGAGCTCAGATTAGGAATATTATTAACCTTGCAAATTATGTTACCGGAATGGAGGCAAGAACAGCCAGTCCTACTAATTATACAATTGATGACAGCTCTGTAGATGAGGCAAAAACAACCGCAGCGTCAACATCAGTAGGTCTGCTTATTCATGGCTTCCAAATGATGGAAAATGAGGCTATAAGTTGCGAGAATTCCGTTATTGAGTTCCCGACAGAAGTAGAAGAGGAGACAGCTGTACCTGAGGCTGCAGCACCTGTTGAACAAAAGAGACCAAGAATAAGCAAGTGGGGTTCCAGAAAAAGGAGCCAGGAAAAAATTCAGCAGAAAGAGAGAGAAAAAGAGGAGGAAGAAAAACCAAACAGCGGCCGCAAGAGCGGAGGAATCCTTGGCGGTCTGTTTAGCGGCACAAGCTTGTTCAGCAATGATTATTCAAATGAGGCATAA
- the murC gene encoding UDP-N-acetylmuramate--L-alanine ligase, translating to MSAIARYYKHAGCNVSGYDRTPSDITKALEAEGIAVHYEDTPSLIPTDKENTLVIYTPAIPSDMKELVKVNEEGYEVVKRSRALGHISANQDCLAVSGSHGKTTTSTLLAHIYTSSGVGCSAFLGGISKNYNTNLLLSKNPVLVAEADEFDRSFLQLFPHIAVVTATDPDHLDIYGNVENMRAAFAQFASQIDAGGYLVMKRGIKLDLTNVKAKVVTYSYKDKADFYASDIKPIIEGGKNTGHFDFTINYSRELIGGTGKIEHCTVGVPGWVYIENSVAAAAVALLGGINADEIKKAIASFCGVKRRFDIHYNSPEITYIDDYAHHPQEISTTISSIKEAFPGRKLTGIFQPHLYTRTRDLAPDFAKSLSMLDSLILLDIYPARELPIPGVTSKIIFDKVTAEDKVMIMKEELMDLMDKRLDEHKIDLLVTFGAGNIDRFIEPITELIEKKYGKK from the coding sequence ATGAGCGCAATAGCAAGGTATTATAAACATGCCGGATGCAATGTCAGCGGATATGACCGCACTCCAAGCGACATCACAAAAGCGCTTGAGGCAGAGGGCATTGCAGTACACTATGAGGACACTCCTTCTTTAATCCCGACAGATAAAGAGAACACTTTAGTTATCTATACGCCTGCAATTCCTTCAGATATGAAGGAACTTGTAAAAGTAAATGAGGAGGGTTATGAAGTTGTAAAACGCTCCCGCGCTCTGGGTCACATCTCTGCAAATCAAGATTGTCTTGCAGTAAGCGGCAGTCATGGAAAGACCACTACAAGTACCTTGCTTGCACATATTTACACAAGCAGCGGCGTTGGCTGCAGCGCATTTTTGGGAGGAATTTCAAAGAACTACAACACAAATCTTTTGCTGAGCAAGAACCCCGTTCTTGTTGCTGAAGCGGATGAATTTGACCGTTCGTTCTTGCAGCTGTTCCCTCACATAGCCGTTGTAACTGCCACAGACCCTGACCATTTGGACATATACGGAAATGTAGAAAATATGCGCGCGGCATTTGCACAATTTGCCTCTCAAATAGATGCGGGCGGATACCTGGTAATGAAAAGAGGAATCAAATTAGATTTAACAAACGTAAAAGCAAAAGTTGTCACCTACTCTTACAAAGACAAGGCGGACTTCTATGCTTCTGATATAAAGCCAATTATTGAGGGAGGAAAAAACACCGGGCATTTTGATTTCACAATTAATTATTCCAGGGAGCTAATTGGAGGAACAGGAAAAATTGAACACTGCACTGTCGGAGTTCCGGGGTGGGTTTATATAGAAAATTCAGTAGCCGCAGCAGCAGTTGCATTGCTTGGAGGAATAAATGCGGATGAGATAAAGAAAGCAATTGCATCATTCTGCGGAGTAAAGAGAAGATTTGACATACATTATAACTCTCCGGAAATCACCTACATAGACGATTATGCACATCACCCTCAGGAGATAAGCACAACAATAAGCTCTATCAAAGAGGCATTCCCGGGAAGAAAGCTAACCGGAATTTTCCAGCCGCACTTGTACACAAGGACAAGGGATTTAGCACCCGACTTTGCTAAAAGTTTAAGTATGCTGGATTCTCTGATTCTCCTGGATATTTATCCTGCAAGAGAGCTCCCTATCCCGGGTGTAACTTCCAAGATAATTTTTGACAAAGTTACTGCGGAAGACAAGGTAATGATAATGAAAGAGGAACTTATGGACCTTATGGATAAGAGATTAGATGAACATAAAATTGATTTGCTGGTAACATTTGGTGCGGGGAATATAGACAGATTTATTGAACCTATCACAGAACTGATAGAAAAAAAATACGGTAAAAAGTAA
- a CDS encoding FtsW/RodA/SpoVE family cell cycle protein — MLGFNIDKTQEEVMNRLHGDKVIWVIILFLSLISIALIYSSSSSLAFKEHTTNFSFLIKQLKFVVLGLVALYICYKIPLRWYRFLATPALIISILLLALVPVIGQELNGAKRWLNFGGVTFQPTELAKITVVLYLAKTLETSSLESFGEFFLKVLVPVGIVCILIMLGSVSTALFVGILCLLVLFIGGVKNSHLIKTLGLAGGALVLIFMLHLSFGLFPRMDTATSRIKRFFKNDEVSQSAMTAEQKQAKADETFQADMAKIAISSAPILGKGPGKSTQRYVLPHPYSDYIYTIIVEEYGILGGSFVLMLYLWFLYRCIMLMKTCKTVFSSITVGGLGLLITIQALLHILVNVGILPVTGHTLPLVSLGGTSLIILSCAFGIVLAVSRTKESSINASIATAGADATATVAATSETSKGTTAKGEGNSVAGGENEQ; from the coding sequence ATGCTGGGATTTAACATAGATAAGACGCAGGAAGAAGTAATGAACAGGCTTCACGGAGACAAGGTAATATGGGTTATCATATTATTCTTATCTCTGATATCTATAGCCTTGATTTATTCTTCCAGCAGTTCTCTGGCATTCAAAGAGCATACGACCAATTTCTCTTTCCTAATTAAGCAGCTGAAATTTGTCGTACTCGGACTTGTCGCGCTATATATATGTTACAAAATTCCATTGAGGTGGTACCGTTTTCTTGCAACTCCGGCATTGATTATCAGCATTTTGTTGCTTGCTCTTGTGCCTGTTATAGGACAGGAACTAAACGGGGCAAAGAGATGGCTGAATTTTGGAGGAGTTACCTTCCAGCCTACTGAACTTGCTAAAATAACAGTAGTGCTGTATCTGGCGAAGACGCTGGAAACAAGCAGCTTGGAAAGTTTTGGGGAATTCTTCCTAAAGGTTCTTGTACCTGTCGGGATTGTCTGCATACTTATTATGCTGGGCAGCGTTTCCACAGCATTATTTGTTGGAATACTTTGTCTTCTGGTTCTGTTTATAGGCGGTGTTAAAAATTCGCACCTAATTAAAACTCTAGGACTTGCAGGCGGTGCGCTGGTACTGATTTTTATGTTGCACTTATCCTTTGGATTGTTCCCAAGAATGGACACCGCAACAAGCAGAATAAAAAGATTTTTTAAGAATGATGAGGTTAGCCAATCAGCGATGACTGCAGAGCAGAAACAGGCAAAAGCAGATGAAACATTCCAGGCGGATATGGCAAAAATTGCAATATCCTCCGCCCCGATTCTTGGAAAGGGACCTGGCAAAAGCACTCAGCGTTACGTACTTCCGCATCCCTATTCAGATTATATATACACAATTATCGTGGAAGAATATGGGATACTTGGAGGCTCATTTGTTCTCATGTTGTATTTGTGGTTTTTATACCGATGTATTATGCTGATGAAAACGTGCAAGACGGTATTTTCATCCATAACGGTTGGCGGACTGGGACTCTTGATAACAATTCAAGCGCTGTTGCATATCCTTGTAAATGTGGGTATTCTCCCGGTTACAGGACATACGCTTCCGCTTGTGAGCCTTGGCGGAACTTCATTGATAATATTGAGCTGCGCCTTTGGAATTGTGCTTGCCGTCAGCAGGACAAAAGAGTCCAGCATTAATGCATCAATTGCTACTGCAGGTGCCGATGCAACAGCAACTGTTGCCGCAACATCGGAAACAAGTAAAGGTACAACGGCAAAAGGAGAAGGCAATAGCGTAGCAGGCGGAGAGAATGAACAATAA